In the Pyrolobus fumarii 1A genome, one interval contains:
- a CDS encoding 50S ribosomal protein L11, whose amino-acid sequence MGRKKTLTFTVEGGRVKPGPPIAPAIAPLGLNVAEVVQKINEATKKFEGMTVPVKIIVDLDTKEYEIEVGIPTTTALLLRAAGAKEPSGDPAHHKIGDIPFEKIVEIAIMKKPQLTAKTLKAAVKTILGTARCIGLLVDGKDPKQVVKEVEQGLYDAVLAKYEEEWRKA is encoded by the coding sequence ATGGGGCGTAAGAAGACGCTCACTTTCACTGTTGAGGGTGGTAGGGTCAAGCCTGGGCCGCCAATAGCGCCTGCTATCGCGCCACTAGGGTTGAACGTAGCCGAGGTTGTGCAGAAGATAAACGAGGCGACCAAGAAGTTCGAGGGTATGACAGTACCGGTTAAGATCATCGTTGACCTTGACACTAAGGAGTATGAGATAGAGGTTGGCATTCCGACCACAACTGCGCTACTCTTGAGAGCAGCTGGTGCCAAGGAGCCGTCTGGTGACCCGGCACACCACAAGATAGGCGATATACCATTCGAGAAGATAGTCGAGATAGCCATAATGAAGAAGCCGCAGTTGACGGCTAAGACGCTAAAGGCGGCAGTCAAGACTATACTAGGTACTGCGAGGTGTATCGGACTGCTCGTTGACGGTAAGGATCCGAAGCAGGTGGTGAAGGAGGTAGAGCAGGGTCTTTACGATGCCGTGTTGGCAAAGTACGAGGAGGAGTGGCGCAAAGCCTAA